From one uncultured Paludibacter sp. genomic stretch:
- the ziaA gene encoding Zinc-transporting ATPase: MKKYKLNNLDCASCASKIENSLSKLEEVKFVAVNFANSTMTIDTDNLDKVKAQIKKLEPEVVVEDLNAENTTISQSELVENKETIIKAILGICLLIIGMVFENQIHNTPYHIGEYLVFGIGYLIVGWEVISSAVKNIIRGQFFDEKFLMTIATLGAFSIDQMPEAVAVMLFYVVGELFQDIAVNRSRKSIKALLEIKPEFANLVIDGNSTKVSPESIQVGDTIIVKPGEKIPLDGEVIDGNSFVDTSALTGESVPRKMKRNDLVLSGTINQTGLLTIKVTKLFSESSVSKILELVENASSKKAETEKFITTFAKYYTPVVVISALLLAILPPLLFSDQTFSEWIYRALVVLVISCPCALVISIPLGYFGGIGSASRKGILVKGSNFLDALTQVTTVVFDKTGTLTKGEFKVSEVVTSNGFSKEEILEYAAYAETNSNHPVAKSISEAFAKEIEIQRIKKVEEISGHGIKAVVDNKMVLAGNDKLLHRENIDHPVCNVEGTVVHIAIDTVYAGYIIISDTLKADAMEAIEALRAKNIQTVMLTGDNQFAAAAFAKKLNIDKYFFELLPQDKVKHIENLMQESKGGKVAFVGDGINDAPVIARADIGIAMGALGSDAAIETADVVLMTDSPSKVATAIDVAKTTRTIVWQNIYFAMGVKLIFIILGVFGVATMWEAVFGDMGVALIAVFNAIRILRK; encoded by the coding sequence ATGAAAAAATACAAATTGAATAACTTAGATTGCGCTTCCTGCGCTTCTAAGATTGAAAATAGCCTGTCAAAACTGGAAGAAGTAAAATTTGTAGCTGTAAATTTTGCGAACTCCACTATGACTATCGATACCGATAATCTGGATAAAGTTAAAGCGCAAATTAAGAAACTCGAACCGGAAGTAGTTGTAGAAGATTTGAATGCTGAGAATACAACGATTTCTCAAAGTGAACTTGTCGAAAATAAAGAAACAATTATCAAAGCTATTTTGGGTATTTGTCTCTTAATTATAGGAATGGTATTTGAAAATCAAATACACAATACTCCTTATCATATCGGTGAATACCTGGTATTCGGAATTGGTTATTTAATCGTTGGTTGGGAAGTAATTTCGTCAGCGGTTAAAAACATTATCAGAGGCCAGTTTTTTGACGAAAAGTTTTTAATGACTATTGCTACCCTTGGAGCATTTAGCATTGACCAGATGCCTGAAGCAGTAGCCGTAATGTTATTTTATGTAGTGGGTGAATTGTTCCAGGATATTGCTGTAAATCGTTCACGGAAGTCAATCAAAGCACTGCTCGAAATAAAACCTGAATTCGCAAACTTAGTAATAGACGGTAACTCAACAAAAGTTTCACCCGAAAGCATTCAGGTTGGCGATACAATTATAGTGAAGCCTGGAGAGAAAATTCCGCTCGATGGAGAAGTTATCGATGGAAACTCTTTCGTAGATACTTCTGCTCTTACCGGAGAAAGTGTGCCGCGAAAAATGAAAAGAAATGACTTGGTTTTATCCGGAACAATCAATCAAACAGGTCTACTGACAATTAAAGTTACAAAATTATTCAGCGAGTCGTCTGTTTCGAAAATTTTAGAATTGGTCGAAAATGCTTCTTCCAAGAAAGCAGAAACAGAGAAATTCATTACCACTTTTGCCAAATACTATACGCCTGTAGTGGTTATCTCTGCTCTCTTATTAGCCATTTTGCCACCATTGTTGTTTAGCGATCAAACATTCAGCGAATGGATTTACCGTGCGTTGGTCGTATTGGTTATTTCCTGTCCATGTGCTTTGGTTATCAGTATTCCTTTAGGATATTTCGGCGGTATAGGTAGTGCTTCACGTAAAGGAATACTCGTGAAAGGCTCTAACTTTTTGGATGCACTCACACAGGTTACTACCGTAGTTTTCGACAAAACGGGAACCCTCACCAAGGGTGAGTTCAAAGTTTCAGAGGTAGTTACGTCCAACGGTTTTTCCAAAGAAGAAATATTGGAATACGCAGCTTATGCCGAAACCAATTCAAATCACCCGGTTGCTAAATCTATTTCCGAAGCCTTTGCAAAAGAGATTGAAATACAAAGAATAAAAAAAGTTGAAGAAATTTCTGGACATGGGATTAAAGCGGTAGTTGACAACAAAATGGTGCTTGCAGGGAATGACAAGTTGCTTCATAGGGAGAATATTGATCACCCGGTTTGTAATGTGGAAGGAACAGTTGTACATATCGCCATTGATACAGTTTATGCCGGATATATAATCATTTCAGACACGTTGAAAGCTGATGCCATGGAAGCAATAGAGGCACTGAGAGCAAAGAATATTCAAACGGTAATGCTTACCGGCGATAACCAATTTGCAGCAGCTGCCTTCGCAAAAAAATTAAACATTGACAAATACTTCTTCGAACTATTACCCCAGGATAAAGTAAAACACATTGAAAACCTGATGCAGGAAAGTAAAGGCGGTAAAGTTGCTTTTGTGGGCGATGGCATAAATGATGCCCCGGTAATTGCTCGCGCCGATATTGGAATAGCTATGGGTGCTCTTGGCTCTGATGCGGCTATCGAAACTGCCGATGTGGTGCTAATGACCGATTCACCCTCTAAAGTTGCCACTGCTATAGATGTTGCAAAAACAACACGTACTATTGTTTGGCAGAATATCTATTTTGCCATGGGTGTTAAACTTATTTTTATAATACTGGGTGTATTCGGGGTCGCCACCATGTGGGAAGCGGTTTTTGGCGATATGGGTGTAGCTTTAATCGCAGTTTTTAATGCTATCAGGATACTAAGAAAATAA
- a CDS encoding hypothetical protein (Evidence 5 : Unknown function), with protein sequence MKKYIITYLKSADGFNLLSLHLKNTTMKTIIKTTLAAILLLATSQLFAQREKEIQNSEVQGIYLNADNFKSGELTRPTDKQHAGDKIKLKQFFISPEIITIEQGKKTVFYKDSIFAIQLTNGENYRFINRDPYLIADTSSLYIYTRKTVKATSKQVGPRSTFIAVPVTYYYFSFGNHKTIYSLTLANLRKYVLTDSAIHMAVCDKFTSDEMLQKINKKTGRFELNETILSKLNK encoded by the coding sequence ATGAAAAAATATATAATTACTTACTTAAAATCGGCAGATGGTTTTAATTTACTTTCTTTACACTTAAAAAATACAACAATGAAAACAATAATAAAAACAACTCTTGCAGCAATTTTACTACTTGCAACAAGTCAACTTTTCGCACAACGTGAAAAAGAAATTCAAAACAGTGAGGTACAAGGTATATATCTTAATGCAGATAATTTCAAAAGTGGAGAGCTTACACGTCCAACTGATAAACAACATGCAGGTGATAAAATAAAACTAAAACAATTCTTTATTTCGCCTGAAATCATTACTATTGAACAGGGTAAAAAAACTGTATTTTACAAAGACAGTATTTTTGCAATCCAACTTACCAATGGTGAAAATTATCGCTTTATAAATCGGGATCCATACCTCATTGCCGATACCTCAAGTTTGTACATATACACACGCAAAACAGTTAAAGCTACAAGCAAACAAGTTGGCCCACGTAGCACGTTCATTGCTGTACCTGTGACCTACTACTATTTCAGCTTTGGGAATCATAAAACCATTTATTCGCTCACGTTGGCAAACCTTCGTAAATATGTACTTACCGACTCGGCTATCCACATGGCTGTTTGTGACAAATTCACTTCAGATGAAATGTTACAGAAAATCAATAAAAAGACTGGCCGTTTTGAATTGAACGAAACAATACTTTCAAAACTCAATAAATAA
- a CDS encoding conserved hypothetical protein (Evidence 4 : Unknown function but conserved in other organisms) has product MEYYFSKTLNVSFDEAIKITTEALKSEGFGVISEIRMHEKLKEKLDIDFKKYTILGACNPPFAYKALQAEDKIGTMLPCNVLVIEQAENEIEVAAVNPIASMQAIVNPALGEVAQQVTDKLKKVIVDL; this is encoded by the coding sequence ATGGAATACTATTTTAGCAAAACGCTTAATGTTTCATTTGATGAAGCCATTAAGATAACTACCGAAGCCCTGAAATCAGAAGGCTTTGGAGTCATTTCAGAAATTCGTATGCACGAAAAACTGAAAGAAAAGTTGGATATTGATTTTAAAAAATACACCATACTTGGTGCATGTAATCCACCGTTTGCATACAAAGCATTGCAAGCTGAAGATAAAATCGGAACTATGTTACCATGCAATGTACTGGTTATTGAACAAGCCGAAAACGAAATCGAAGTCGCTGCCGTCAATCCCATAGCCTCAATGCAGGCCATTGTAAATCCAGCATTAGGAGAGGTAGCGCAGCAAGTCACAGATAAGCTAAAAAAGGTAATTGTTGATTTATAG
- a CDS encoding hypothetical protein (Evidence 5 : Unknown function) — protein MYVCGGEAVWSETEHGCNHKDLWAGKYIYPESEMSGMKRNERMNASSCVRLAIAV, from the coding sequence GTGTATGTGTGCGGTGGTGAAGCGGTGTGGAGTGAAACGGAACACGGCTGCAACCACAAGGATTTGTGGGCGGGAAAATACATATACCCTGAAAGTGAAATGAGTGGAATGAAACGAAATGAGCGAATGAATGCCAGCTCTTGCGTGCGGTTGGCAATAGCGGTGTGA
- a CDS encoding hypothetical protein (Evidence 5 : Unknown function), which yields MNIFFVVLSTPSISIFNISTAFFLRGGWSGVGVGEAGLNRIVKTALSQRG from the coding sequence GTGAACATTTTTTTTGTCGTACTATCCACCCCCTCTATTAGTATTTTCAATATTTCAACTGCATTTTTTCTTAGGGGTGGGTGGTCGGGGGTTGGCGTGGGAGAAGCAGGTTTAAACCGAATAGTAAAAACAGCCTTGAGCCAGCGTGGATAG
- a CDS encoding conserved hypothetical protein (Evidence 4 : Unknown function but conserved in other organisms), translated as MGKINLGILGSFSGKVGNVVGGNWKGISYMRAKATSVSNPRTDGQVNQRTKFALVLAILKPITGFLRVGYKKYAIKQTAFNAAMSYILNNAVTGSSPADYSVDLAKVLVSRGNLTGAVNALATSANGVVTLNWDDNSGSGTATQTDKALIVVLNPTRAESVFDAGGNQRVSATEDISVPADWVGESVEVYLGFITADGKEVANSVYLGSVTVA; from the coding sequence ATGGGAAAGATTAATTTAGGTATTCTCGGAAGCTTCTCAGGTAAAGTGGGAAATGTCGTAGGTGGTAACTGGAAAGGTATCAGCTACATGCGTGCAAAAGCAACTTCAGTAAGTAATCCTCGCACAGATGGGCAGGTAAATCAACGTACTAAGTTCGCTTTAGTGTTGGCAATTTTGAAACCAATAACCGGATTCCTCCGTGTTGGTTACAAAAAGTATGCAATCAAGCAAACAGCATTCAATGCTGCTATGTCTTACATTCTGAACAATGCTGTTACTGGCAGTTCCCCTGCTGACTACAGTGTTGATCTTGCCAAAGTGCTTGTTTCTCGTGGTAACTTAACCGGAGCGGTGAACGCCTTAGCCACCTCTGCAAATGGCGTTGTTACCCTGAATTGGGATGACAACTCTGGCAGTGGTACTGCAACCCAAACAGACAAAGCTCTGATTGTTGTTTTGAACCCAACAAGAGCCGAATCTGTATTTGATGCAGGTGGAAATCAAAGAGTCTCAGCTACAGAAGATATTTCTGTTCCTGCTGATTGGGTTGGCGAAAGCGTTGAAGTATACCTGGGCTTCATTACCGCAGACGGTAAAGAAGTTGCAAACAGTGTGTATTTGGGTTCTGTGACTGTTGCCTAA
- a CDS encoding GumN family protein (fragment), with product MTNMQAMQMKLMQGSIMNDTTCKDLMTEDDYRLVDNEFKQLLGAGLDQLGKMKPMMLNTLYVGINYLKINNLTKQPEAVDVIFQKAALENNKKTLALETLDQQIDIIFNSIPLKRQAEILVKSIKEKNKGVEELKKLNILYLAGDLVEAEKLNREDDNMTPEERDILITNRNNNWMRQIPELIKSQQSFIAVGFLHLAGETGLINQLKTAGYNVESVDL from the coding sequence ATGACTAATATGCAAGCTATGCAAATGAAACTTATGCAGGGTAGTATAATGAACGACACTACTTGCAAAGACCTAATGACTGAAGATGATTACAGATTGGTAGATAATGAATTCAAACAACTTTTGGGAGCAGGTTTAGATCAATTGGGAAAAATGAAACCTATGATGCTGAACACATTATATGTAGGAATAAATTATCTCAAAATTAATAATCTAACAAAACAACCAGAAGCCGTCGATGTAATATTTCAAAAAGCGGCTCTTGAAAACAATAAAAAAACGCTGGCACTCGAAACTTTAGACCAACAAATAGATATTATATTTAATAGTATTCCTTTAAAACGTCAAGCAGAAATTTTAGTAAAAAGTATAAAAGAAAAAAATAAAGGAGTAGAAGAATTGAAAAAGCTAAACATCTTATATTTAGCCGGTGATTTAGTTGAAGCGGAAAAACTCAATCGAGAAGACGACAATATGACGCCTGAAGAAAGAGATATTTTAATTACCAATAGGAATAATAATTGGATGAGACAAATTCCAGAACTCATCAAATCCCAACAAAGTTTTATAGCGGTTGGGTTTTTACACTTAGCAGGGGAAACCGGATTAATAAATCAACTAAAAACAGCAGGTTATAATGTGGAATCTGTTGATTTATAA
- a CDS encoding conserved hypothetical protein (Evidence 4 : Unknown function but conserved in other organisms) gives MKKLTIPYLEKLEDADIQLAGEILEEKGKLDVIEKVNWAKEYPYRPITYFFIGRSTQALFIKYSVKGTMLKAVYTKDSSPVHEDSCVEFFCMKEGDEKYMNFEFNCIGTCSASVRKSRTEDIIKFSEDEMKSIERFPSLGTKAFKEIEGMFEWELTVKIPFQLIGLDGKNLPEKIRGNFYKCADDTDSMHFVTWSLIDTEKPDFHRPEFFGELYFG, from the coding sequence ATGAAGAAGCTTACTATTCCTTACCTTGAGAAATTGGAAGACGCGGACATACAATTGGCTGGAGAAATACTTGAAGAAAAAGGGAAACTGGATGTGATTGAAAAAGTGAATTGGGCAAAAGAATATCCTTACAGACCTATTACGTATTTTTTCATAGGACGTTCAACACAAGCCTTGTTTATCAAATATTCCGTGAAAGGCACAATGTTAAAAGCGGTTTATACTAAAGATTCATCGCCTGTACACGAAGATAGTTGTGTGGAATTTTTCTGTATGAAAGAGGGAGATGAAAAATATATGAATTTCGAGTTCAATTGCATTGGCACTTGTAGCGCTTCTGTGCGTAAAAGTAGAACAGAAGATATAATCAAATTTTCTGAGGATGAAATGAAAAGCATCGAGCGCTTCCCCTCTTTAGGCACAAAAGCTTTCAAGGAAATAGAAGGAATGTTTGAGTGGGAACTGACGGTAAAAATTCCATTTCAATTAATAGGACTTGACGGTAAAAATCTACCTGAAAAAATTCGAGGGAATTTCTACAAATGTGCAGATGATACAGATTCAATGCATTTTGTAACTTGGTCGCTTATCGATACTGAAAAACCCGATTTTCATCGTCCCGAATTTTTCGGCGAACTTTATTTTGGTTAA
- a CDS encoding hypothetical protein (Evidence 5 : Unknown function): MLSKIFTRLFLIACLIFYNLPLWSQSSPNPLITEIQVTNADSVYRYLFLYNDNQNKTLETKYVMKNDEWKRREQIEWTYNDNLCTNQYIRKWINSQWELVHQINFTYTDNLPATETHLIFENGTYIPESKHSKVYSGQKILAEIDSNRINSAWVITSKTEYKYNVVSGNLDTLYFSKFNDGILDSQSRVDFTYNGSAQILKETYAEKQDTNWINTFQTVTYYEPSSTKKNYQIKKVWNSSIKKWENSQNITYTYNTAGYVKFETYQQWKTQFWENNMRYEYIYDTNNALTKKINYMPVFDDFRPVSSINYTDFQYGKASLIEANYEFWGGETGSCINTFIPYEFNNESEIQYGSKVKISYIPVNDTGISTLIGSGEKKQIEVYPNPSIAIFYFNTQKYDVKSWTVSDISGKIVLSKSNTNNSGVIDMGDFKSGIYLLQVKTAQGILTQKLIKK, translated from the coding sequence ATGTTATCTAAAATATTTACCCGTTTATTTTTAATCGCCTGTTTGATTTTTTATAATCTGCCTTTGTGGAGTCAGTCGTCTCCTAATCCATTAATTACTGAAATTCAGGTAACAAATGCAGACAGTGTTTACCGTTATCTGTTTTTATATAACGACAATCAGAATAAAACGCTGGAAACTAAATATGTAATGAAAAATGATGAATGGAAAAGACGCGAACAAATCGAATGGACGTATAACGATAATCTTTGTACCAATCAATATATCAGAAAATGGATTAATTCTCAATGGGAATTAGTGCATCAAATTAACTTTACTTACACGGATAATTTACCCGCCACAGAAACTCATCTTATTTTTGAAAACGGAACATACATTCCGGAAAGCAAACATTCCAAAGTTTATTCCGGTCAGAAAATTTTGGCAGAAATAGATTCAAACCGGATAAACTCCGCTTGGGTAATAACATCAAAAACAGAATACAAATACAATGTTGTTTCAGGTAATTTAGACACATTGTATTTTTCCAAGTTTAATGACGGAATTCTCGATTCTCAATCAAGAGTAGACTTTACATACAACGGTTCGGCACAAATTCTAAAAGAAACTTATGCCGAAAAACAAGACACAAACTGGATAAACACTTTCCAAACCGTAACTTATTACGAACCGTCTTCAACAAAGAAAAATTATCAAATAAAGAAAGTTTGGAATTCATCTATAAAAAAATGGGAAAACTCACAGAATATTACTTACACATATAATACCGCAGGATATGTAAAATTCGAGACATATCAACAATGGAAAACTCAATTTTGGGAAAATAATATGCGTTATGAATATATTTACGACACAAATAACGCGCTGACAAAAAAAATAAATTATATGCCGGTTTTTGATGATTTCCGTCCGGTATCTTCCATTAATTATACTGATTTTCAATATGGAAAAGCATCCTTGATTGAGGCGAATTATGAATTCTGGGGAGGAGAAACAGGCAGTTGCATCAATACATTTATTCCATATGAGTTTAATAATGAAAGCGAAATACAGTACGGAAGCAAAGTAAAAATTAGCTATATTCCGGTAAACGATACGGGAATATCTACTTTAATCGGTTCTGGAGAAAAAAAACAAATTGAAGTATATCCGAATCCTTCTATAGCTATTTTTTATTTCAACACGCAGAAGTATGATGTAAAAAGTTGGACTGTAAGCGATATTTCAGGAAAAATTGTATTATCCAAATCAAACACAAACAATTCAGGTGTAATTGATATGGGCGATTTCAAGTCAGGCATCTATCTTTTACAAGTAAAAACAGCTCAAGGAATTCTGACACAAAAATTAATAAAAAAATAA
- a CDS encoding Peptidyl-dipeptidase Dcp, translating into MFKKSLIICMTAFTVAGNAIAGNPFFEPYNTPHQTIPFDKIKTEHYMPAFEEGMKQQDKEIQAIVNNPKAPTFENTIAALDKSGELLDKVSSAFYNLLSAETNDDLQKVAQELSPKITEHGNTIRLNEKLFARIKAVYDQKDKLKLTPEQKTLLQETYDGFADNGANLSAADKEKYRELSKELSMLSLTFSQNVLKETNKYQMVITDKKLLSGLSDDMLDMLASNAKKAGKDGWLIDLKTTSYVPVMKYADNRDLRRELYMANATKCMSGGEYDNRENIRKIANLRLEISNLLGYKSYAEHALKRRMAENEENVYKLLNQLLEAYKPVAEKEYAEVQAYADKNGAYFKIQPWDWSYYSEKLKAEKYNLNDEMLRPYFELEKVRQGIFDLANKLYGLKFTLNTKIPVYNPEVKAYDVTDANGKFIAVYYADNHPREGKRAGAWMNDMKAQWMEGKTDSRPQIVNVTNFTRPTSTKPALLTFDEVTTMLHEFGHGLHGMLSKTTYRSLSCTNVYRDFVELPSQIMENWAVQKDFLDMFASNYLSGEKIPAEMIQRIKDADNFNAANFTLRQLSFGLLDMAWHTLEQPYEGDVIALEKQAMMPTQILPVVENTAMSPTFSHIFSGGYAAGYYSYKWAEVLDADAFSVFQQNGIFDKKTADSFRKNILEKGGTEHPMVLYKRFRGQEPTIDALLKRNGIK; encoded by the coding sequence ATGTTTAAAAAATCTCTAATTATTTGTATGACAGCATTTACAGTTGCCGGTAATGCAATTGCAGGCAATCCATTTTTTGAACCGTACAACACGCCGCATCAAACTATTCCGTTCGATAAAATAAAAACCGAACATTATATGCCGGCGTTTGAAGAAGGAATGAAACAACAAGACAAAGAAATTCAAGCCATTGTAAATAATCCAAAAGCGCCTACTTTTGAAAACACCATTGCAGCGCTGGATAAGTCAGGCGAATTACTTGACAAAGTAAGTTCCGCTTTTTATAATTTGCTGAGCGCCGAAACCAACGACGATTTGCAAAAAGTAGCTCAGGAACTTTCACCTAAAATAACTGAACACGGAAATACAATTCGCCTAAACGAAAAACTTTTTGCGCGTATTAAAGCCGTTTACGACCAAAAAGACAAACTAAAACTTACCCCCGAGCAAAAAACATTGTTACAAGAAACTTACGATGGTTTTGCCGATAACGGAGCAAATCTTTCTGCCGCCGATAAAGAAAAATACCGCGAACTTTCCAAAGAACTGAGTATGCTTTCGCTTACTTTCAGTCAAAATGTTTTGAAGGAAACCAATAAATATCAAATGGTTATTACCGACAAGAAACTTCTTTCGGGACTTTCTGACGATATGCTTGATATGCTTGCTTCCAACGCAAAAAAAGCAGGCAAAGATGGCTGGTTAATTGACCTGAAAACCACCAGTTACGTTCCGGTAATGAAATATGCCGATAATCGCGATTTGCGCCGCGAACTTTATATGGCAAATGCTACAAAATGTATGTCAGGAGGCGAATACGACAACCGCGAAAACATCCGCAAAATTGCGAATTTGCGTTTGGAAATCTCCAACCTTCTCGGATATAAATCTTATGCTGAACACGCGTTAAAACGCCGGATGGCTGAAAACGAGGAAAATGTATATAAACTTCTCAATCAACTGCTTGAAGCATACAAACCTGTTGCCGAAAAAGAATATGCCGAAGTGCAAGCGTATGCCGATAAGAATGGCGCATATTTCAAAATTCAACCCTGGGATTGGTCTTATTACAGCGAAAAACTGAAAGCCGAAAAATACAATTTGAACGATGAGATGCTCCGTCCGTATTTTGAACTGGAGAAAGTGAGACAAGGAATTTTTGATTTGGCAAACAAACTCTACGGACTGAAATTTACTCTAAACACAAAAATTCCGGTTTATAATCCCGAAGTAAAAGCATACGATGTTACCGACGCCAACGGAAAATTCATTGCGGTTTATTATGCCGATAATCATCCGCGTGAAGGTAAACGCGCCGGAGCCTGGATGAACGATATGAAAGCGCAATGGATGGAAGGAAAAACCGACAGCCGTCCGCAAATTGTAAATGTTACCAATTTCACGCGTCCTACTTCAACCAAACCGGCATTACTTACTTTTGATGAAGTAACAACTATGCTTCACGAGTTCGGACACGGTTTACACGGGATGCTTTCAAAAACCACTTATCGTTCACTTTCATGCACTAATGTTTACCGCGATTTTGTGGAACTTCCCTCGCAAATAATGGAAAATTGGGCGGTACAAAAAGATTTCTTGGATATGTTTGCCTCGAATTATCTTTCAGGAGAAAAAATCCCCGCTGAAATGATACAACGCATTAAAGACGCCGATAATTTCAACGCCGCAAATTTCACTTTACGTCAATTGAGCTTTGGATTGTTAGATATGGCTTGGCATACTTTAGAGCAACCTTATGAAGGAGATGTAATTGCGTTGGAAAAACAAGCAATGATGCCGACGCAAATATTGCCCGTAGTTGAAAACACTGCTATGAGCCCCACCTTTAGTCATATTTTCTCAGGCGGATATGCTGCGGGATATTACAGCTACAAATGGGCGGAAGTGTTGGATGCCGATGCCTTTTCCGTATTCCAACAAAATGGAATTTTCGACAAGAAAACAGCCGATTCGTTCCGTAAAAATATTTTGGAAAAAGGAGGAACAGAACATCCGATGGTGCTTTATAAACGCTTCCGTGGGCAGGAACCAACAATTGACGCTTTGTTGAAAAGAAACGGAATAAAGTAA